A genomic region of Mycobacterium sp. Aquia_213 contains the following coding sequences:
- the rbfA gene encoding 30S ribosome-binding factor RbfA: MADPARARRLAKRINTIVASAIEFEIKDPGLDGVTIVDAKVTADLHDATLFYTVMGATLDDEPDYEAAAAALDRAKGTLRTMVGAGTGVRFTPTLTFTRDTTTDTVQRLDELLARARAADEDVARVRVGAKPAGEADPYRESGAAAGGHDAGDAGDDHRPED; this comes from the coding sequence ATGGCGGACCCGGCACGGGCGCGCCGGCTGGCCAAACGGATCAACACGATCGTCGCCTCGGCGATCGAATTCGAGATCAAGGATCCGGGCCTGGATGGGGTGACCATCGTTGACGCGAAGGTGACCGCCGACCTGCACGACGCGACGCTGTTCTACACCGTCATGGGAGCCACGCTCGACGACGAGCCCGACTACGAGGCGGCCGCGGCCGCGCTGGACCGGGCCAAGGGAACGTTGCGCACCATGGTCGGTGCGGGCACCGGCGTGCGCTTCACTCCCACGTTGACGTTCACCCGGGACACGACCACGGACACCGTGCAGCGGTTGGACGAGCTGCTGGCTCGTGCGCGCGCCGCCGACGAGGACGTGGCGCGGGTTCGGGTGGGAGCCAAGCCGGCCGGGGAGGCCGATCCATACCGTGAGAGCGGAGCGGCAGCGGGCGGGCACGACGCTGGGGACGCCGGTGACGACCATCGACCCGAAGACTGA
- the infB gene encoding translation initiation factor IF-2, whose amino-acid sequence MAGKARVHELAKELGVTSKEVLARLNDQGEFVKSASSTVEAPVARRLRESFGGSKPAGGAKSAPKSPDRSLDKALDRAIQKPSGNGEASAAPAKAADSAVPAAPSAAPAPAASAASGTETPAAPTPAPRRPAPAPTRPSAPAPGQPKPPELGGQAPSQEAPAPGATPGPRPGPIPKPAARTPRVGNNPFSSAQPVDRPIPRPQAPRPGAPRPGAPRPGGASPGSMPPRPGGSSGGGGFQRSGARPGGGGPRPGGGRPGGPGGGPGGGSGGGGNYRGGGGGGGGVGAAPGAGGGFRGRPGGGGPGGGGGGGGRPGQRGGAAGAFGRPGGAPRRGRKSKRAKRAEYENMQAPVVGGVRLPHGNGETIRLARGASLSDFADKINANPASLVQALFNLGEMVTATQSVGDETLELLGSEMNYVVQVVSPEDEDRELLESFDLTYGEDEGGEDDLQTRPPVVTVMGHVDHGKTRLLDTIRNASVREGEAGGITQHIGAYQVGVDFEGSERLITFIDTPGHEAFTAMRARGAKATDIAILVVAADDGVMPQTVEAINHAQAADVPIVVAVNKIDKEGADPAKIRGQLTEYGLVAEDFGGDTMFVDISAKQGTNIEALEEAVLLTADAALDLRANPDMEAQGVAIEAHLDRGRGPVATVLIQRGTLRVGDSIVAGDAYGRVRRMVDEHGEDVHEALPSRPVQVIGFTSVPGAGDNLLVVDEDRIARQIADRRSARKRNALAARSRKRISLDDLDAALKETSQLNLILKGDNAGTVEALEEALMGIEIDDEVELRVIDRGVGGITETNVNLASASDAVIIGFNVRAEGKATELANREGVDIRYYSVIYQAIDEIEKALRGMLKPIYEENQLGRAEIRAIFRSSKVGVIAGCIISSGIVRRNAKARLLRDNIVVADNLTISSLRREKDDVTEVREGFECGMTLTYSDIKEGDIIESFELVEKERA is encoded by the coding sequence GTGGCAGGTAAGGCCCGCGTACACGAGTTGGCTAAGGAACTCGGTGTCACCAGCAAGGAAGTTCTCGCCCGGCTGAATGATCAGGGCGAATTCGTTAAATCCGCGTCGTCGACCGTAGAGGCCCCGGTAGCTCGCCGGCTGCGCGAGTCGTTCGGCGGGAGCAAGCCCGCGGGCGGCGCCAAGAGCGCGCCGAAGAGCCCGGACCGCTCGCTCGACAAGGCCCTGGACAGGGCGATTCAAAAGCCCTCCGGCAATGGTGAGGCGAGCGCCGCACCCGCGAAGGCCGCTGACTCGGCCGTACCGGCTGCCCCCTCCGCCGCGCCTGCCCCGGCGGCTTCCGCGGCTTCGGGGACCGAAACGCCCGCAGCGCCGACGCCGGCGCCCAGACGGCCCGCGCCGGCACCCACGCGTCCCTCGGCCCCGGCCCCCGGACAGCCGAAACCGCCGGAACTCGGCGGTCAGGCGCCCAGCCAAGAGGCCCCGGCGCCCGGTGCGACGCCCGGCCCGCGGCCCGGACCGATCCCGAAGCCGGCGGCGCGCACCCCGCGCGTCGGCAACAACCCGTTCTCGTCGGCGCAGCCCGTCGACCGGCCCATTCCGCGTCCGCAGGCGCCGCGCCCGGGGGCTCCCCGACCCGGCGCACCGCGGCCTGGTGGTGCTTCGCCCGGCAGCATGCCGCCGCGTCCCGGTGGCAGTAGTGGCGGTGGCGGCTTCCAGCGATCGGGAGCACGTCCCGGTGGCGGCGGCCCCCGTCCCGGCGGTGGCCGTCCCGGTGGTCCCGGCGGCGGTCCCGGTGGCGGGTCCGGTGGCGGCGGTAACTACCGCGGCGGCGGCGGCGGTGGTGGTGGCGTCGGAGCCGCACCAGGCGCCGGCGGCGGTTTCCGCGGCCGTCCCGGTGGCGGTGGCCCCGGCGGTGGTGGTGGCGGCGGTGGCCGTCCCGGCCAGCGTGGCGGTGCGGCCGGTGCGTTCGGCCGTCCCGGCGGCGCGCCGCGGCGCGGTCGCAAGTCGAAGCGGGCGAAACGCGCTGAGTACGAGAACATGCAGGCGCCGGTCGTCGGTGGCGTGCGGTTGCCGCACGGCAACGGCGAGACCATCCGGCTGGCCCGCGGCGCATCGCTGAGCGACTTCGCCGACAAGATCAATGCCAATCCGGCCTCGTTGGTGCAGGCGCTGTTCAACCTCGGCGAGATGGTGACGGCCACCCAGTCGGTCGGTGACGAGACGCTCGAGCTGCTGGGCAGCGAGATGAACTACGTCGTCCAGGTCGTCAGTCCCGAGGACGAAGACCGTGAGCTGCTGGAGTCGTTCGACCTCACCTATGGCGAGGACGAGGGCGGCGAGGACGATCTGCAGACCCGTCCGCCGGTGGTGACCGTGATGGGTCACGTCGACCACGGTAAAACCCGGCTGCTGGACACCATCCGGAATGCCAGCGTCCGCGAGGGCGAGGCCGGTGGCATCACCCAGCACATCGGCGCCTATCAGGTCGGGGTCGACTTCGAGGGCAGCGAGCGGCTGATCACCTTCATCGACACCCCGGGTCACGAGGCGTTCACCGCCATGCGTGCCCGCGGTGCCAAGGCCACCGACATCGCGATCCTGGTGGTCGCCGCCGACGACGGCGTGATGCCGCAGACGGTGGAGGCGATCAACCACGCGCAGGCGGCCGACGTGCCGATTGTGGTGGCAGTCAACAAGATTGACAAGGAAGGTGCCGACCCGGCCAAGATCCGCGGCCAGCTCACCGAATATGGTTTGGTGGCAGAGGATTTCGGTGGCGACACGATGTTCGTCGACATCTCGGCCAAGCAGGGCACCAACATCGAGGCGCTCGAGGAGGCGGTGCTGTTGACCGCCGATGCAGCCCTGGACCTGCGGGCCAACCCCGACATGGAAGCCCAGGGTGTGGCGATCGAGGCGCACCTGGACCGCGGTCGAGGACCGGTGGCCACCGTGCTGATCCAGCGCGGCACGCTGCGGGTCGGTGACTCGATCGTCGCCGGCGACGCCTACGGCCGGGTCCGGCGGATGGTCGACGAGCACGGCGAGGACGTCCACGAGGCGCTGCCGTCGCGGCCGGTGCAGGTCATCGGTTTCACGTCGGTGCCCGGCGCCGGGGACAACCTGCTGGTCGTCGACGAGGACCGCATTGCCCGCCAGATCGCCGACCGGCGCAGCGCCCGCAAGCGCAACGCGCTGGCGGCCCGGTCCCGCAAGCGGATCAGCCTGGACGATCTGGATGCCGCGCTGAAGGAAACCAGCCAGCTGAACCTGATCCTCAAGGGCGACAACGCCGGTACCGTCGAGGCGCTGGAAGAGGCCCTGATGGGCATCGAGATCGACGACGAGGTGGAGCTGCGCGTCATCGACCGCGGTGTCGGTGGCATCACCGAGACCAACGTCAACCTGGCGTCGGCCTCGGATGCGGTGATCATCGGCTTCAACGTGCGTGCCGAAGGCAAGGCGACGGAGCTGGCGAACCGCGAAGGCGTGGACATCCGGTACTACTCGGTGATCTACCAGGCCATCGACGAGATCGAGAAGGCCCTGCGCGGCATGCTCAAGCCGATCTACGAGGAGAACCAGCTGGGCCGTGCCGAGATCCGGGCGATCTTCCGGTCCTCGAAGGTCGGTGTCATCGCCGGTTGCATCATCAGCTCGGGCATCGTGCGCCGCAACGCCAAGGCCCGATTGTTGCGCGACAACATCGTGGTCGCCGACAACTTGACGATCTCGTCGCTGCGCCGCGAGAAGGACGACGTGACCGAGGTTCGCGAGGGCTTCGAATGCGGTATGACGCTGACGTATTCCGACATCAAGGAAGGCGACATCATCGAGTCCTTCGAGCTCGTCGAGAAGGAGCGCGCCTGA
- a CDS encoding YlxR family protein — translation MGGPVRTCVGCRKRELAVRLLRVVAVSTGNGEYAVIVDTATRLPGRGAWLHPVPRCVHEAIRRRAFTKALRIDRPPDTSALVEHLGVPDSPGNRTGSEEHEHTVKSR, via the coding sequence ATGGGTGGACCCGTGCGGACGTGTGTGGGGTGCCGGAAGCGAGAGTTGGCCGTCCGATTGCTCCGAGTGGTGGCGGTGTCTACCGGGAACGGCGAATATGCCGTGATCGTTGACACGGCGACTCGCCTGCCGGGGCGGGGTGCATGGCTGCATCCCGTACCGCGGTGCGTACACGAAGCGATTCGGCGGCGGGCTTTCACCAAAGCGCTGCGCATCGACCGTCCACCGGACACATCCGCGTTGGTCGAGCACTTAGGGGTGCCCGACTCGCCCGGCAACAGAACAGGTAGCGAAGAACATGAGCACACCGTGAAGTCCCGATGA
- the nusA gene encoding transcription termination factor NusA encodes MNIDMAALHAIEVDRGISVNELLETIKSALLTAYRHTQGHQNDARIEIDRKTGVVKVMAREVDEDGNVISEWDDTPEGFGRIAATTARQVMLQRFRDAENERTYGEFSTREGEIVAGVIQRDSRANARGLVVVRMGSETKASEGVIPAAEQVPGESYEHGNRVRCYVVGVTRGSREPLITLSRTHPNLVRKLFSLEVPEIADGSVEIVAVAREAGHRSKIAVASRVQGLNAKGACIGPMGQRVRNVMSELSGEKIDIIDYDEDPARFVANALSPAKVVSVSVIDQTARAARVVVPDFQLSLAIGKEGQNARLAARLTGWRIDIRGDSPAGAAGEDQPEHGASHPMAHDH; translated from the coding sequence ATGAATATCGACATGGCGGCGTTGCACGCGATCGAGGTGGACCGGGGTATCTCGGTCAACGAGCTGCTCGAGACGATCAAGTCGGCGTTGCTGACCGCCTACCGCCACACCCAGGGCCACCAGAACGATGCGCGGATCGAGATCGACCGCAAGACCGGCGTCGTGAAGGTGATGGCCCGCGAGGTGGACGAGGACGGCAACGTCATCAGCGAATGGGACGACACCCCTGAGGGTTTCGGCCGCATCGCCGCGACCACCGCGCGCCAGGTGATGTTGCAGCGCTTCCGCGACGCGGAGAACGAGCGCACCTACGGCGAGTTCTCCACCCGCGAAGGCGAAATCGTCGCCGGCGTGATTCAGCGCGACAGCCGCGCGAACGCCCGCGGTCTGGTCGTCGTGCGGATGGGCAGCGAGACCAAAGCCTCCGAGGGCGTCATCCCGGCGGCCGAACAGGTCCCCGGCGAGAGTTACGAGCACGGCAACCGGGTGCGTTGCTATGTGGTCGGCGTGACGCGGGGTTCGCGTGAGCCGCTGATCACGTTGTCGCGCACCCACCCCAACCTGGTCCGCAAGTTGTTCTCGCTGGAGGTCCCCGAGATCGCCGACGGGTCGGTGGAGATCGTGGCCGTGGCGCGCGAGGCGGGGCACCGCTCCAAGATCGCCGTCGCGTCCCGGGTGCAGGGACTGAACGCCAAGGGCGCCTGCATCGGTCCGATGGGGCAGCGGGTCCGCAACGTGATGAGCGAGCTTTCCGGAGAGAAGATCGACATCATCGACTACGACGAGGACCCGGCCCGGTTCGTCGCCAACGCGTTGTCGCCGGCGAAGGTGGTTTCGGTGTCGGTCATCGACCAGACCGCCCGCGCCGCCCGCGTGGTGGTGCCCGACTTTCAGCTGTCCCTGGCCATCGGCAAGGAGGGGCAGAACGCGCGGCTGGCGGCCCGGCTCACCGGGTGGCGCATCGACATTCGCGGCGATTCGCCCGCCGGTGCCGCAGGGGAGGACCAGCCCGAACACGGTGCCAGCCACCCGATGGCCCACGACCACTAG
- the rimP gene encoding ribosome maturation factor RimP, whose protein sequence is MTTGLPSQTQVIELLGGEFARAGYEIEDVVIDPRVRPPRITVIADGDTALDLDTVATLSRSASALLDGLDGLDGIGDSYVLEVSSPGVDRPLTTEKHFRRARGRKVELELSDGSQLTGRVGQTGADAVALVVRDGRDWAVRDIPLAQIAKAVVQVEFSSPSAAELDLAGVGETRRTEAGA, encoded by the coding sequence GTGACCACCGGGCTACCGTCACAGACGCAGGTGATCGAGCTACTCGGTGGCGAGTTCGCGCGCGCTGGCTATGAAATCGAAGATGTGGTCATCGATCCCCGGGTGCGTCCGCCCCGAATCACGGTGATTGCCGATGGCGACACCGCCCTGGACCTGGACACCGTTGCGACCCTGTCACGGTCGGCGTCGGCTTTGCTGGACGGCCTGGACGGCCTGGACGGCATCGGCGACAGCTATGTTCTCGAGGTCAGCTCGCCCGGCGTGGACCGTCCGCTCACCACTGAGAAACACTTCCGCCGTGCGCGCGGCCGCAAGGTCGAGCTGGAGTTGTCGGACGGATCGCAATTGACCGGCCGGGTGGGTCAGACCGGTGCCGACGCGGTGGCGCTGGTGGTCCGCGACGGCCGCGACTGGGCAGTGCGTGACATCCCGCTCGCTCAGATCGCGAAAGCTGTTGTCCAGGTCGAGTTTTCGTCGCCATCGGCAGCCGAGCTGGATCTGGCGGGTGTGGGTGAGACCCGGAGAACGGAGGCCGGAGCATGA
- a CDS encoding ferritin-like domain-containing protein produces MTSGNDADNAALCDALAVEHSTIYGYGIVSALSPPSVNNLVVEALLTHRQRRDDVIAMLAARKVTPPPAAAGYQLPLLVGSPADAARLAVRMESDGATAWRAVTEHAETAEDRAFAATALTQSAVMGARWNRILGAWPITTSFPGGNE; encoded by the coding sequence ATGACCTCGGGCAACGACGCCGACAATGCGGCGCTCTGCGATGCACTGGCCGTCGAGCACTCGACCATCTACGGCTACGGCATCGTGTCCGCGCTGTCGCCGCCGAGCGTCAACAACCTGGTGGTGGAGGCGCTGCTGACGCATCGTCAGCGTCGCGACGACGTGATCGCCATGCTGGCCGCCCGCAAAGTCACCCCGCCTCCTGCCGCCGCCGGCTATCAGTTGCCACTGCTGGTGGGTAGTCCGGCCGACGCGGCTCGCCTGGCGGTGCGGATGGAAAGCGACGGTGCGACGGCGTGGCGCGCGGTCACCGAACACGCCGAGACCGCCGAGGACCGTGCGTTCGCCGCGACGGCCCTGACACAGAGCGCGGTGATGGGCGCCCGATGGAACCGCATCCTGGGCGCCTGGCCGATCACGACCAGCTTCCCGGGCGGCAACGAATAG
- a CDS encoding proline--tRNA ligase, producing the protein MITRMSELFLRTLRDDPADAEVPSHKLLVRAGYIRQVAPGLYSWLPLGLRVLRNIERVVREEMNAIGGQEILFPGLLPRGPYETTNRWTEYGDGVFRVQDRRGNDYMLAPTHEEFFTLAVKGEYSSYKDFPLTLFQIQIKYRDEARPRAGILRAREFVMGDSYSFDLDAAGLKAAYHAHREAYQRIFDRLAVRYVIVSAVSGAMGGSASEEFLAESPIGEDTFVRCAESGYAANVEAVITAQPEAKPAEVVAGLPEAVVHDTGDTPTIATLVEWANGAGLGRTVTAADTLKNVLVKVRQPGGEWELLAIGVPGDREVDDKRLSAALEPAEYALLGDADFAKYPFLVKGYIGPKALQANEVRYLVDPRVVDGTSWITGADEPGRHVVGLVAGRDFTADGTIEAAEVREGDPSPDGAGPLVMARGIEIGHIFQLGRKYTDAFTADVLGEDGKPVRLTMGSYGIGVSRLVAVVAEQQHDELGLRWPASIAPFDVHLVIANKDPQAREGATALAADLDRLGLEVLLDDRTASPGVKFKDAELLGMPWVVVVGRGWADGVVELRDRFGGQTRELAAGASLATDIVAALAG; encoded by the coding sequence GTGATCACCCGGATGTCCGAGCTGTTCCTGCGCACCCTGCGCGACGACCCCGCCGACGCCGAAGTGCCCAGCCACAAACTGCTGGTGCGGGCCGGATATATCCGCCAGGTTGCCCCCGGGCTGTACAGCTGGCTGCCGCTGGGGTTGCGGGTGCTGCGCAACATCGAACGTGTTGTGCGCGAGGAGATGAACGCGATCGGCGGGCAGGAGATTCTGTTCCCCGGGCTGCTACCGCGCGGGCCCTACGAGACGACCAATCGCTGGACCGAATACGGCGACGGGGTGTTCCGCGTGCAGGACCGCCGCGGCAACGACTACATGCTCGCTCCCACGCACGAAGAGTTCTTCACCCTGGCCGTCAAGGGCGAGTACAGCTCCTACAAGGACTTTCCGCTGACGCTCTTCCAAATCCAGATCAAGTACCGCGACGAGGCGCGGCCGCGGGCCGGCATCCTGCGGGCCCGGGAATTCGTCATGGGGGACTCCTACTCCTTCGACCTCGACGCGGCCGGGCTCAAGGCGGCCTACCACGCACACCGCGAGGCGTACCAGCGCATCTTCGACCGGCTGGCGGTCCGCTACGTCATCGTGTCGGCGGTGTCGGGCGCGATGGGCGGCAGCGCGTCGGAAGAGTTCCTGGCCGAGAGCCCGATCGGCGAGGACACCTTCGTCCGCTGCGCGGAATCCGGATACGCGGCCAACGTCGAAGCGGTGATCACCGCCCAGCCCGAGGCCAAGCCCGCGGAAGTCGTGGCTGGATTGCCCGAGGCCGTGGTGCACGACACCGGCGACACCCCGACCATCGCCACCCTGGTCGAGTGGGCCAACGGAGCCGGTCTGGGTCGCACCGTCACCGCGGCGGACACCCTCAAGAACGTCTTGGTCAAGGTCCGCCAGCCCGGCGGGGAGTGGGAGCTGCTGGCCATCGGGGTGCCCGGTGACCGGGAGGTCGACGACAAACGGCTGAGCGCCGCGCTGGAGCCGGCCGAATATGCGTTGCTCGGCGACGCGGACTTCGCCAAGTACCCGTTTCTGGTCAAGGGCTATATCGGCCCGAAGGCGTTGCAGGCCAACGAGGTTCGCTATCTCGTCGACCCACGTGTGGTGGACGGCACCAGCTGGATCACCGGAGCTGACGAGCCGGGCCGCCATGTGGTCGGCTTGGTGGCCGGACGTGACTTCACCGCCGACGGCACCATCGAGGCCGCCGAGGTGCGCGAAGGCGACCCGTCTCCGGACGGGGCCGGCCCGCTGGTCATGGCGCGCGGTATTGAGATCGGCCACATCTTCCAGTTGGGCCGCAAATACACCGATGCGTTCACCGCCGACGTGCTCGGCGAGGACGGCAAGCCGGTGCGACTGACGATGGGCTCCTACGGCATCGGGGTATCGCGCCTGGTCGCCGTCGTCGCCGAGCAGCAGCACGACGAGCTGGGTCTGCGCTGGCCGGCCTCGATCGCGCCGTTCGACGTGCACCTGGTGATCGCCAACAAAGACCCGCAGGCGCGCGAAGGGGCCACGGCGCTGGCCGCCGATCTGGACCGGCTGGGGCTCGAGGTGCTGCTGGATGACCGCACGGCTTCGCCCGGCGTCAAGTTCAAGGACGCCGAGCTGCTCGGGATGCCCTGGGTCGTCGTGGTCGGGCGGGGGTGGGCCGACGGCGTGGTGGAGCTGCGCGACCGCTTCGGCGGGCAGACTCGCGAGCTGGCGGCCGGGGCCTCGCTGGCCACCGACATCGTGGCGGCGCTTGCTGGATAG
- a CDS encoding MFS transporter, which produces MTALNDTERAAQNWSAVRPDRPAPERTQRPSETSSGTATTRTSRYYPTWLPSRRFIAAVIAIGGMQLLATMDSTVAIVALPKIQNELSLSDAGRSWVITAYVLTFGGLMLLGGRLGDTIGRKRTFIVGVTLFTISSVLCAVAWDEVTLVVARLLQGVGSAIASPTGLALVATTFAKGPARNAATAVFAAMTAIGSVMGLVVGGALTEWSWRLAFLVNVPIGLVMIYLARTALRETNRERMKLDAAGAMLATLACTAAVFAFSMGPEKGWLSVITLGSGVVAVAAAIAFAIVERTAENPVVPFELFRDRNRLVTFAAILLAGGVMFSLTVCIGLYVQDILGYSALRAGVGFIPFVIAMGIGLGISSQLVSRFSPRVLTIGGGWLLLLAMIYGSAFMHRGVPYFPNLVLPIVVGGIGIGMVVVPLTLAAIAGVGFDQIGPVSAMTLMLQSLGGPLVLAVIQAVITSRTLYLGGTTGPVKFMNDAQLTALDHGYTYGLLWVAGTAVIVGLAALFIGYTPEQVAHAQEVKEAIDAGEI; this is translated from the coding sequence ATGACGGCCCTCAACGACACTGAGCGCGCGGCCCAAAATTGGTCTGCTGTGCGCCCCGATCGTCCGGCACCGGAGCGCACCCAGCGTCCGTCCGAAACCTCTTCCGGGACCGCCACCACGCGCACTAGCAGGTATTACCCGACCTGGTTGCCCTCGCGTCGCTTCATCGCGGCCGTGATCGCCATCGGCGGTATGCAGCTGCTGGCAACGATGGACAGCACCGTCGCGATCGTCGCGCTTCCTAAGATTCAAAACGAGCTGAGCCTGTCTGACGCCGGCCGTAGCTGGGTGATCACCGCGTATGTGCTGACCTTTGGCGGGCTGATGCTGCTGGGCGGCCGCCTCGGCGACACCATCGGCCGCAAACGCACCTTCATCGTCGGCGTCACGCTGTTCACCATCTCCTCGGTGCTGTGCGCGGTGGCCTGGGATGAGGTGACGCTGGTGGTCGCCCGGCTCTTGCAGGGTGTCGGGTCGGCCATCGCATCGCCGACCGGTCTGGCCCTGGTCGCCACGACCTTCGCCAAGGGCCCGGCTCGCAACGCGGCCACGGCAGTCTTCGCCGCGATGACCGCGATCGGTTCGGTGATGGGCCTGGTCGTCGGTGGGGCGCTGACCGAATGGTCGTGGCGGCTCGCCTTCCTGGTCAACGTGCCGATCGGGCTGGTGATGATCTACCTGGCCCGCACCGCGCTGCGCGAGACCAACCGGGAGCGGATGAAGCTCGACGCCGCCGGGGCGATGCTGGCCACCTTGGCTTGCACCGCCGCGGTTTTCGCCTTCTCGATGGGCCCGGAAAAGGGCTGGCTGTCGGTGATCACCCTCGGTTCGGGTGTGGTGGCCGTGGCCGCCGCGATCGCGTTCGCCATCGTGGAGCGCACCGCCGAGAACCCCGTCGTGCCGTTCGAATTGTTCCGCGACCGCAACCGGCTGGTCACGTTCGCCGCGATCCTGCTGGCCGGTGGCGTGATGTTCAGCCTGACCGTCTGCATCGGCCTGTACGTCCAGGACATCCTGGGGTACAGCGCGCTGCGCGCGGGCGTCGGATTCATCCCGTTCGTCATCGCGATGGGAATCGGCCTCGGCATCTCCTCGCAGCTGGTGTCGCGGTTCTCGCCGCGGGTGCTGACCATCGGCGGCGGATGGCTGCTGCTGCTCGCCATGATCTACGGCTCGGCGTTCATGCACCGCGGCGTGCCTTACTTCCCGAACCTGGTGCTGCCGATCGTCGTCGGCGGAATCGGCATCGGCATGGTCGTCGTCCCGCTGACGCTCGCGGCGATCGCGGGCGTCGGTTTCGACCAGATCGGGCCGGTGTCGGCGATGACGCTGATGCTGCAAAGCCTGGGCGGCCCGCTGGTGCTGGCCGTCATCCAGGCCGTCATCACCTCGCGCACCTTGTACCTGGGCGGTACCACCGGCCCGGTGAAGTTCATGAACGACGCTCAGCTGACCGCGCTCGACCACGGCTACACCTACGGCCTGCTGTGGGTGGCCGGAACGGCCGTCATCGTCGGCCTTGCCGCCCTGTTCATCGGGTACACCCCGGAGCAGGTCGCGCACGCGCAAGAGGTCAAGGAAGCCATCGACGCCGGCGAGATCTAG
- a CDS encoding cobyrinate a,c-diamide synthase: MNAPAVVVAAPVSGSGKTTVATGLIGALREAGHTVAPFKVGPDFIDPGYHGLAAGRPGRNLDPVMVGEALIGPLYAHGSAAADIAVIEGVMGLFDGRIGSDPTSPPPGSTAHVAALVGAPVILVVDARGQSHSIAALLHGFSTFDTATRIAGVILNRVGSPRHEQVLRQACEQTGIPVLGAIPRTAELELPSRYLGLVTAVEYGRRARLAVEAMTALIARHVDLAAVLAVARSGNSGAPWDPVAAVGETAGRRATVAMAAGKAFSFGYAEHAELLRAAGADVVEFDPLVDTLPDGTDAVLLPGGFPEQFTADLSANDVVRQQIHALAARGAPVHAECAGLIYLASELDGYPMCGVLGGSARFTPQLKLAYRDAVAVADSALYPAGARVVGHEFHRTEISFTQSYQPAWVYRAADPEATPMRDGVVHAGVHASYLHTHPAAVPDAVARFVARAAGGRPESSRPGSSRA; the protein is encoded by the coding sequence GTGAATGCCCCGGCGGTCGTCGTCGCCGCGCCCGTATCGGGCAGCGGAAAGACCACGGTGGCAACGGGTTTGATCGGGGCGTTGCGCGAGGCCGGGCATACGGTCGCGCCGTTCAAGGTGGGCCCCGACTTCATCGACCCCGGCTATCACGGGCTGGCCGCGGGTCGGCCCGGACGCAACCTCGACCCGGTGATGGTGGGGGAAGCGCTGATCGGCCCGCTCTACGCGCACGGCTCCGCGGCCGCGGACATCGCGGTGATCGAAGGCGTGATGGGGCTGTTCGACGGGCGGATCGGGTCCGACCCGACGTCCCCGCCGCCGGGTTCCACCGCTCACGTCGCCGCCCTGGTGGGTGCACCGGTGATCCTGGTGGTCGACGCGCGCGGCCAGAGCCACAGCATTGCCGCACTGCTGCATGGCTTTTCAACGTTCGACACCGCAACCCGGATCGCCGGGGTGATTCTCAACCGGGTGGGATCGCCCCGACACGAGCAGGTGCTGCGTCAGGCCTGCGAGCAGACCGGTATCCCGGTGTTGGGTGCCATACCGCGCACCGCCGAATTAGAGCTGCCGTCAAGGTATTTGGGCCTGGTCACCGCGGTCGAATACGGGCGGCGGGCCCGGCTCGCGGTCGAGGCGATGACCGCCCTGATCGCGCGGCACGTCGACCTGGCCGCGGTGCTGGCGGTCGCCCGAAGCGGCAACAGCGGCGCGCCGTGGGATCCCGTTGCCGCAGTGGGGGAGACGGCCGGCCGCCGCGCCACGGTCGCGATGGCCGCCGGGAAGGCCTTCAGCTTCGGCTACGCCGAACATGCCGAGTTGCTGCGCGCCGCCGGCGCCGACGTGGTCGAGTTCGACCCGCTGGTCGATACGCTGCCCGACGGCACCGACGCCGTGCTGCTGCCCGGCGGCTTCCCCGAACAGTTCACCGCCGACCTTTCCGCCAATGATGTGGTACGACAACAGATTCACGCTCTGGCAGCCCGCGGCGCACCGGTGCACGCCGAATGCGCCGGTCTGATCTACCTGGCCTCCGAACTCGACGGGTACCCGATGTGCGGAGTGCTGGGCGGCTCGGCGCGGTTCACCCCGCAGCTGAAGTTGGCGTATCGCGACGCGGTCGCGGTGGCCGATTCGGCGCTGTATCCCGCCGGGGCGCGGGTGGTCGGGCACGAATTCCACCGGACCGAGATCAGCTTCACCCAGAGCTACCAGCCCGCCTGGGTGTACCGGGCCGCGGACCCCGAGGCAACGCCGATGCGCGACGGCGTGGTGCACGCCGGGGTACACGCGTCGTACCTGCACACGCACCCCGCCGCGGTGCCCGACGCGGTGGCGCGTTTCGTCGCACGCGCCGCGGGCGGGCGCCCTGAGAGCTCGCGACCCGGGAGCTCGCGAGCGTAA